The following proteins are co-located in the Takifugu flavidus isolate HTHZ2018 chromosome 16, ASM371156v2, whole genome shotgun sequence genome:
- the ppm1aa gene encoding protein phosphatase 1A isoform X1: MGAFLDKPKMEKYNSCGEGNNLRYGLSSMQGWRVEMEDAHTAVIGLPHALDHWSFFAVYDGHAGSQVAKYCCEHLLEHITSNSDFQRALQEDPSVDNVKNGIRTGFLQIDEHMRTISEKKHGVDRSGSTAVGVMISPSHIYFINCGDSRGLLSRGGAVHFFTQDHKPNNPLEKERIQKAGGSVMIQRVNGSLAVSRALGDFDYKCVHGKGPTEQLVSPEPEVYAIERCEGEDEFIILACDGIWDVMGNEQLCDFVRSRLEVTDDLERVSNEIVDTCLYKGSRDNMSVVLICFPGAPKVSPDAVKKEADLDKYLEGKVEEIIKKQGDEGVPDLVHVMRTLASESIPNLPPGGELASKRTVIEAMYNKLNPYRSDDTDADILFFRGFS, from the exons ATGGGTGCATTTCTGGACAAACCAAAGATGGAAAAATACAATTCCTGTGGTGAAGGTAATAACCTGAGGTATGGGCTCAGTAGCATGCAAGGCTGGCGGGTGGAGATGGAAGACGCACACACGGCCGTGATCGGCCTGCCTCACGCCCTCGACCACTGGTCTTTCTTTGCTGTTTATGACGGCCATGCTGGCTCTCAGGTGGCCAAATATTGCTGCGAGCACTTGCTGGAGCACATCACCAGCAATTCAGACTTCCAGCGAGCGCTGCAGGAGGACCCGTCGGTGGATAATGTGAAAAACGGGATCCGCACGGGGTTCCTACAGATCGACGAGCACATGCGAACCATCTCGGAGAAGAAGCACGGCGTGGACCGGAGCGGCTCCACGGCGGTGGGCGTGATGATTTCCCCGAGTCATATCTACTTTATTAACTGCGGCGACTCCCGGGGACTCCTCAGTCGGGGCGGAGCCGTGCACTTCTTTACACAAGATCACAAACCCAACAACCCTCTGGAGAAGGAAAGGATCCAGAAAGCCGGCGGCTCGGTCATGATTCAGCGAGTTAACGGCTCCCTGGCTGTGTCTCGGGCTTTGGGGGACTTTGACTACAAATGTGTGCACGGAAAAGGCCCGACGGAGCAGCTGGTGTCTCCCGAGCCTGAAGTTTATGCAATCGAGAGATGTGAGGGAGAAGACGAGTTCATCATATTGGCATGTGACGGCATCTGGGACGTCATGGGCAACGAGCAGCTGTGTGACTTCGTCAGGTCCAGACTAGAGGTGACGGACGACCTCGAGAGAGTCAGCAACGAGATCGTCGACACCTGTTTATACAAG ggaagCCGAGACAATATGAGCGTGGTGTTGATCTGCTTCCCTGGAGCCCCGAAGGTCTCCCCAGACGCCGTGAAGAAGGAGGCAGATCTGGATAAATATCTGGAGGGAAAAGTAGAAG AGATTATTAAGAAGCAGGGAGACGAAGGTGTTCCTGATCTGGTCCACGTTATGAGGACGTTAGCATCCGAGTCCATCCCCAACCTTCCTCCTGGAGGCGAGCTGGCAAGCAA ACGAACTGTTATCGAAGCGATGTACAACAAACTGAACCCCTACCGGAGCGATGACACA
- the pcnx4 gene encoding pecanex-like protein 4, which translates to MDTLLYLCGDDLQPLVRMGPDVPLLNEYKQEFFWKRFPQTVLGGPRFKLGYCAPPYVYVGQAILFLAPWLFGGIGTLLCQLHLLQAIHATVLSGMLMFGAAVVVQALASYAARRTTPVERFGALNILLDEEEIEFSHCFSPETVRFIAPGKRFWLNVVLHTVLAGLLCGLGTWYVLLGRLTVLYGSVGVSVVIYVLSWVTLCIAEYSLIVNTATETATFQAQDTYEITPLTRPLYVFIFIAVDLIHWFSFNELQLASQVLHVLFLFLPLLWAFGLLPPLDALLLWGMEQALVFGLGGSPMSSNIRLLLMFGISASVAVCNYFIPSALGVVLFSISTGFLMSLDLSQVGSLCRSPREAFRDSECHKGGSPSPPNPPSSFGWTLGCREVFVYLSLLLVALTEAGLLHHFLSSLDSPSPVAGPQAPVSYLLIVLFGICWALREIQGPYVLGGMFLNPLYPKGMSSVQAFIQKSRRLNAAAAIRRILLYFVSPFAMIAFLSVDKSLQLLHSVYLSIGFTRAFRVVWQSSEDALLQMVVVILVRLAAENNTLPDWEKLGTGGQLLLVGLLIDRATQFFAKLKFALTVLVTSWTEKKQRRQSAGTLLALNASLCPLLLAVITLSALLSAPLLSLFTLPIFLVGFPRPQRSWPGPVGTACPCPDSIFYQQMSGSLASALRLAFARGSLGTLASGSHFLVRFQDRMVWITILEKGYGYCTVNIKGLELQETSCHTVEARRVDEVLEAAFERPERLGFTQGVNLHWGNALIPCAALVVQTYSDARNVLSGIIDSHDHLRKLQEDFLKVLVWLLLRYGVQKHKGNLWNSEVVQGVGGRKSPSSQVAPTTCVQPLETVVMESNVSSPRYRQDSSRSTSFGDWSDEDDIFGPEPARRTVALVTAEAQYGQGSLPGSVEMDSLYENMALSALQPLQPLGLGVGMPTVDQGHNSEVFRNAPCPLPQLNFSCSQSEVFNLPTGWRTAPFPPSRLLQLRHLFPEDWFRFALGRLGPAVQDKNNEDMTKALKEDEVLKELHAQVALSCLISVGAESAFTSPSHVYRLYCGDILWTEGLDWLSSSQELYQLSLCAFRYSFKLLFDQASLGPIESPDDLFSTLEEYERNWYIGLVTENGWHSGVLREKPFLFSLGQDLSMGTYTGRVLSLQEQLVHVGHLNGEGVRGQWANLSWELLYATNDDEERYSIQAHPFMLRNLTVQAADPPLGYPIYSSAPLHIPSL; encoded by the exons ATGGACACCCTTCTTTATCTGTGTGGAGATGACCTGCAGCCTTTGGTCAGAATGGGGCCGGATGTGCCTCTTCTTAACGAATACAAACAGGAGTTCTTCTGGAAGCGCTTCCCCCAGACAGTATTGGGGGGCCCACGTTTCAAATTGGGATATTGTGCCCCACCATATGTCTATGTTGGTCAGGCCATTTTGTTCCTGGCACCATGGCTTTTTGGGGGCATTGGTACTCTGCTGTGCCAGCTGCACCTGCTTCAGGCAATCCACGCCACGGTGCTCTCTGGCATGCTCATGTTTGGGGCCGCAGTCGTTGTCCAGGCCTTGGCTTCGTATGCTGCCAGAAGAACTACCCCAGTGGAGAGATTTGGTGCCCTCAACATCCTCCTCGATGAAGAAGAAATAGAATTCTCACACTGCTTTAGCCCAGAGACAGTCCGATTTATTGCACCGGGGAAGAGGTTTTGGTTAAATGTGGTTTTGCATACAGTCCTAGCTGGCCTGCTGTGTGGCCTTGGGACGTGGTATGTGCTACTTGGCAGACTGACTGTTCTTTACGGTAGCGTCGGGGTGTCTGTGGTCATCTACGTCCTCAGTTGGGTGACGCTGTGTATAGCCGAGTACTCTCTTATTGTAAATACAGCCACAGAGACGGCAACATTTCAGGCCCAGGATACTTATGAGATCACCCCACTCACCAGACCCCTGTACGTTTTCATTTTCATCGCTGTGGACTTGATTCACTG GTTCTCTTTCAATGAGCTCCAGCTGGCCAGCCAGGTTCTCCAcgtgctttttcttttcctacCTTTGCTCTGGGCATTTGGACTACTGCCTCCGCTGGATGCCCTGCTCCTCTGGGGCATGGAGCAGGCTCTTGTGTTTGGTTTAGGAGGATCGCCCATGTCCAGCAATATCAG GCTGCTGTTGATGTTTGGCATATCCGCCAGCGTAGCTGTGTGTAATTACTTCATCCCATCAGCTCTGGGTGTGGTCCTCTTCTCCATCTCAACGGGATTTCTGATGAGTCTGGACCTCAGCCAGGTTGGCTCGCTCTGCAGAAGTCCCCGGGAAGCCTTCAGGGACAGCGAGTGCCATAAAGGGggttcaccctctcctcctAACCCTCCCAGCTCCTTTGGGTGGACACTTGGCTGCAGGGAGGTGTTTGTGTATCTGAGCCTGCTGCTGGTGGCATTGACAGAGGCAGGGCTGTTGCATCACTTCCTCAGTTCACTTGACTCTCCCAGCCCGGTCGCAGGGCCTCAGGCACCTGTCAGTTACCTCCTCATCGTTTTATTTGGCATCTGCTGGGCGCTCAGAGAGATCCAGGGGCCGTATGTATTGGGAGGAATGTTCCTGAATCCTCTGTACCCTAAAGGCATGTCCAGTGTACAAGCGTTCATTCAGAAGAGCAGACGATTAAACGCTGCTGCAGCAATCAGAAGAATCCTCCTTTACTTCG TGTCTCCATTTGCAATGATTGCTTTCCTGTCAGTTGACAAatctctgcagctgcttcacagtGTTTACCTCAGCATTGGATTCACACGCGCCTTCAGAGTG GTTTGGCAGAGTTCAGAAGATGCTTTGCTACAAATGGTGGTTGTGATCCTGGTGCGCCTGGCAGCTGAAAACAACACATTGCCAGACTGGGAGAAATTAGGGACTGGAGGTCAGCTTCTTTTG GTGGGCCTCTTGATTGACAGAGCGACTCAGTTCTTTGCCAAACTAAAATTTGCCTTGACTGTGTTGGTGACATCTTGGACAGAGAAGAAGCAACGCCGCCAATCTGCTGGAACTCTCCTGGCTCTGAACGCCTCCTTATGTCCTCTGCTGCTTGCAGTGATCACCCTCTCTGCCTTGCTCTCCGCCCCTCTGCTGTCTCTTTTCACCCTACCCATCTTCCTGGTGGGCTTCCCCAGGCCTCAGCGCAGTTGGCCAGGCCCCGTGGGTACTGCCTGCCCCTGCCCAGACTCCATATTTTACCAACAAATGAGTGGCAGCCTGGCCTCCGCCCTGAGGTTGGCCTTTGCAAGAGGATCGCTGG GCACTCTAGCCTCAGGTTCTCATTTTCTTGTACGCTTTCAAGACCGCATGGTTTGGATCACAATCTTGGAGAAAGGATATGGCTATTGTACAGTGAATATCAAG ggtttagagctgcaggagacatcTTGCCACACGGTGGAGGCACGGAGGGTGGACGAGGTGTTAGAGGCTGCTTTTGAGCGCCCGGAGCGGCTTGGTTTCACCCAGGGTGTAAACCTACACTGGGGGAATGCCCTCATTCCGTGCGCGGCTCTTGTTGTGCAGACCTACTCCGACGCCCGAAATGTTCTGTCTGGCATCATTGACTCGCATGATCATTTGAGGAAACTTCAGGAGGACTTTCTCAAAGTGCTGGTGTGGTTGCTGCTCCGCTACGGTGTGCAGAAGCATAAGGGGAATCTGTGGAACAGTGAAGTAGTGCAAGGGGTTGGAGGGAGAAAGTCCCCGTCTTCCCAGGTGGCCCCAACCACTTGTGTCCAACCGCTGGAGACTGTCGTGATGGAATCTAATGTGTCCTCTCCCCGGTACAGACAGGACAGTTCCAGATCGACCTCCTTTGGCGACTGGTCTGATGAGGATGATATATTTGGGCCAGAGCCAGCCAGGAGGACGGTGGCATTAGTGACCGCAGAAGCCCAGTATGGACAAGGCTCTCTGCCGGGATCCGTGGAGATGGACAGTCTTTATGAAAACATGGCACTCTCTGCCCTTCAGCCGCTACAGCCTCTGGGTCTGGGTGTCGGAATGCCAACAGTGGACCAGGGTCACAACTCGGAGGTCTTCAGAAATGCTCCTTGTCCTCTCCCTCAGCTGAACTTTAGCTGTTCCCAGTCGGAGGTGTTCAACCTGCCCACAGGTTGGAGGACTGCCCCTTTTCCACCTTCTCGATTGCTGCAGCTCAGGCACTTGTTCCCCGAGGACTGGTTTCGGTTCGCCTTGGGACGGCTTGGTCCTGCCGTGCAGGACAAGAACAACGAGGACATGACCAAAGCCCTCAAAGAGGATGAAGTATTGAAAGAGTTGCACGCTCAAGTTGCACTTTCATGTCTGATCTCGGTGGGGGCAGAGTCTGCTTTTACGAGTCCCAGTCACGTCTACAGACTCTACTGTGGAGACATACTGTGGACAGAGGGACTTGACTGGCTGTCCTCCAGTCAAGAACTTTACCAGCTCTCACTTTGTGCATTCAG GTATAGttttaagctgctttttgaTCAGGCAAGTCTGGGACCCATCGAGTCCCCTGACGACTTGTTTAGCACTTTGGAAGAATATGAAAGAAACTGGTACATTGGCCTGGTAACAGAGAACGGCTGGCACAGTGGCGTGCTTCGAGAAAAacccttcctcttttctctaGGACAGGATCTCTCTATG GGTACCTACACGGGACGAGTCCtgtccctgcaggagcagctcgtGCATGTGGGTCATCTAAATGGAGAAGGTGTGCGAGGCCAGTGGGCCAATCTTTCCTGGGAGCTTCTCTATGCCactaatgatgatgaggagcgTTACAGCATCCAGGCTCACCCCTTCATGTTGAGAAACTTGACTGTTCAGGCAGCTGATCCCCCTCTCGGCTACCCCATTTACTCCTCCGCCCCCCTCCACATCCCGTCCCTCTGA
- the ppm1aa gene encoding protein phosphatase 1A isoform X2: MGAFLDKPKMEKYNSCGEGNNLRYGLSSMQGWRVEMEDAHTAVIGLPHALDHWSFFAVYDGHAGSQVAKYCCEHLLEHITSNSDFQRALQEDPSVDNVKNGIRTGFLQIDEHMRTISEKKHGVDRSGSTAVGVMISPSHIYFINCGDSRGLLSRGGAVHFFTQDHKPNNPLEKERIQKAGGSVMIQRVNGSLAVSRALGDFDYKCVHGKGPTEQLVSPEPEVYAIERCEGEDEFIILACDGIWDVMGNEQLCDFVRSRLEVTDDLERVSNEIVDTCLYKGSRDNMSVVLICFPGAPKVSPDAVKKEADLDKYLEGKVEEIIKKQGDEGVPDLVHVMRTLASESIPNLPPGGELASKRTVIEAMYNKLNPYRSDDTDSASTDDMW; this comes from the exons ATGGGTGCATTTCTGGACAAACCAAAGATGGAAAAATACAATTCCTGTGGTGAAGGTAATAACCTGAGGTATGGGCTCAGTAGCATGCAAGGCTGGCGGGTGGAGATGGAAGACGCACACACGGCCGTGATCGGCCTGCCTCACGCCCTCGACCACTGGTCTTTCTTTGCTGTTTATGACGGCCATGCTGGCTCTCAGGTGGCCAAATATTGCTGCGAGCACTTGCTGGAGCACATCACCAGCAATTCAGACTTCCAGCGAGCGCTGCAGGAGGACCCGTCGGTGGATAATGTGAAAAACGGGATCCGCACGGGGTTCCTACAGATCGACGAGCACATGCGAACCATCTCGGAGAAGAAGCACGGCGTGGACCGGAGCGGCTCCACGGCGGTGGGCGTGATGATTTCCCCGAGTCATATCTACTTTATTAACTGCGGCGACTCCCGGGGACTCCTCAGTCGGGGCGGAGCCGTGCACTTCTTTACACAAGATCACAAACCCAACAACCCTCTGGAGAAGGAAAGGATCCAGAAAGCCGGCGGCTCGGTCATGATTCAGCGAGTTAACGGCTCCCTGGCTGTGTCTCGGGCTTTGGGGGACTTTGACTACAAATGTGTGCACGGAAAAGGCCCGACGGAGCAGCTGGTGTCTCCCGAGCCTGAAGTTTATGCAATCGAGAGATGTGAGGGAGAAGACGAGTTCATCATATTGGCATGTGACGGCATCTGGGACGTCATGGGCAACGAGCAGCTGTGTGACTTCGTCAGGTCCAGACTAGAGGTGACGGACGACCTCGAGAGAGTCAGCAACGAGATCGTCGACACCTGTTTATACAAG ggaagCCGAGACAATATGAGCGTGGTGTTGATCTGCTTCCCTGGAGCCCCGAAGGTCTCCCCAGACGCCGTGAAGAAGGAGGCAGATCTGGATAAATATCTGGAGGGAAAAGTAGAAG AGATTATTAAGAAGCAGGGAGACGAAGGTGTTCCTGATCTGGTCCACGTTATGAGGACGTTAGCATCCGAGTCCATCCCCAACCTTCCTCCTGGAGGCGAGCTGGCAAGCAA ACGAACTGTTATCGAAGCGATGTACAACAAACTGAACCCCTACCGGAGCGATGACACA GACTCTGCATCCACAGACGACATGTGGTAA
- the dhrs7 gene encoding dehydrogenase/reductase SDR family member 7 has product MDGFVWWILWYFIPLCLLFHLLCFVFIDADFTLTRANLLGSKPERRLKGLVVWITGASSGIGEELAYQLARCGCRLILSARRQDELNRVKRQCLECSDLQEQSVFVLPLDLLERSSHEEKARAAIEHFGLIDILINNGGRSQRSLCIDTSVDVYQALMELNFLGTVSITKQVLPHMTQRRAGSIVTVSSIVGLAAAPLGTGYAATKHALQGFFNSLRTELTDFPNIHISTVCPGPVVSKIVHNAFTEEVDKPLASAGSQEHKMATSRCVRLMLVGIANNIKEMWIAQQPFLLFYYLWQYTPTLAWCVTNILGRKRVQNFKSGLDADSSYFTKTKTS; this is encoded by the exons ATGGACGGTTTCGTTTGGTGGATCCTGTGGTACTTTATACCGCTTTGTTTGCTCTTTCACCTGCTCTGCTTCGTGTTCATTGACGCGGACTTCACTCTGACGCGGGCCAACCTGCTGGGCTCCAAACCAG agaggaggctgaagggGCTGGTGGTGTGGATCACCGGGGCATCCAGCGGCATCGGCGAGGAGCTGGCCTACCAGCTGGCAAGATGTGGCTGCCGCCTCATCCTGTCTGCACGACGCCAAGATGAACTAAACAGGGTGAAACGTCAGTGTTTAG AATGCTCCGACCTTCAAGAGCAAAGCGTTTTTGTGCTCCCACTGGATCTGTTGGAAAGGTCCTCGCATGAAGAGAAAGCAAGGGCTGCCATCGAGCACTTTGGACTC ATCGATATACTCATCAACAATGGCGGTCGATCCCAGCGCTCTCTGTGCATAGACACGAGCGTGGACGTGTACCAGGCTTTGATGGAGCTCAACTTCCTTGGCACGGTCTCCATCACCAAGCAGGTGCTGCCCCACATGACGCAGCGGCGTGCCGGGAGCATTGTGACTGTCAGCAGCATCGTCGGGCTCGCCGCCGCGCCCCTGGGAACCGGATATGCTGCCACTAAACACGCACTTCAG GGTTTCTTCAACTCTCTTCGAACCGAGCTGACCGACTTTCCGAACATACACATCAGCACCGTCTGTCCGGGGCCTGTGGTCTCAAAGATTGTCCATAATGCCTTCACAGAGGAAGTGGACAAG CCTCTGGCCTCAGCTGGCAGCCAGGAGCACAAGATGGCGACCAGTCGCTGCGTGCGCCTGATGCTTGTCGGAATTGCCAACAACATCAAGGAAATGTGGATCGCCCAGCAGCCGTTCCTGCTGTTTTACTACCTCTGGCAGTACACCCCCACGCTGGCTTGGTGTGTCACCAACATTTTGGGCAGAAAAAGGGTGCAGAATTTCAAATCGGGCCTG GATGCAGACTCGTCATACTTCACCAAGACCAAGACCTCCTGA